The window CATTTAGTTCTACCATTTTAGGATCAATCATCATCATCTTAACTTCATGTGGTTTGGCGTTCATTAGAATGCTAGTAATAATACCATTGATACACACTGATTTACCACTACCTGTAGAACCAGCTATTAGTAAATGTGGCATCTTGGATAAATCAGCTGAAATGACTTGACCTGAAATATCACGTCCCAACGGCACTTCTAAAAGACGACCATCATGATTAGGTTGTGATTCGATGACATCTCTAAATGAAACCATGCTAATTTTAGTATTTGGCACCTCAATCCCAATTAGTGATTTACCTGGAATTGGCGCTTCCATTCGAATATCCTTAGCCGCTAATGCTAGTGCAAGATCGTCTGTCAAACTAACAATTTTACTAACTTTCACCCCAACTGCTGGTTGAATTTCGTATTTAGTAACTGATGGTCCAATACTTGCACGAACAACTTTCGCATCAACGCCGAAGCTTTCAAAAGTACGCTCTAAAATTTGTAAATTTTCTTTTACTTTTTCATTTTCGCCACTTTGATTAATTTTAGGAATTTCTGCTAGTAATGTTGTAGGTGGTAACTGATAATCTCTATTTTCAATTTCTTGCGGAATATCAAATTCGAGATGCTCTTCTTCATCTTGATTTTCAGAAACGGGTTGTGGTGGTTCTACTTGCATTTCTTCAATAATTATTTCTGTTTCGACAGGCTCATTACTAGCTTGATAATTGTCTATTTCAAATAAAGACGTCACTTGTGGCTCTTCTGGTTGATTGGCTGTCTCTCTTTCTTCCAGTTTTTCTTTTTGTCGTTGCTGCTTTTCCAATACTTTTTGCTGCTTCTTTTCTAAACGTTTGGCCTGTTTTGCTGCTAACGTTTGATCATCTACTTCGATATATGACATGATTTTATCTTTAGCATTAGCTAAAACATCAAGCATTACATCTAATTGAATATTAAAAAATAGAATAACCCCTGCTATCCCCATAAAGAACATAAGTAAATAGCTACCTAATTGATCAAGTAAAAAATAAGTGACTGAATATATTAGGGCTCCTAACATGCCGCCACCAACAGATAATTTCACTGTACTGTTTTGAATATCATGGAGTAATTTTGACCAGGTCACATGAATAATATTGGTGTCTGCATTAATACCTTTTCTAAATAGTAATAGATGTAATAATAAACAGACTGCCATATAAACTAATGATAACCCTACTAGCTTCTTAGGCTCTTTTACTTTTAAAGGATTTCCAGAAATCATTACCAAGAAACCAAAAATCATAAATAATAAACCAAATAACTGGTAAGTATTACCGACTAATAAACGAAAAACATTCGCTATTAAATTGCCTAAAAACCCAACATGCAGCATACCAAATAGTCCCAGTAAAACAAACGATAAGCCAATGAAAAAATAGACTATACGCTCTTGTTGCTGCTTTTGCTTTTTCGTCTTTCTTGATGATTTTTTCTTTTTATTTGTTTTGTTTGCCATGAAGCCACTCCTAAACCTTGATAAATAGTGTTCACAGATGAACACCTTTCGTTATAATTATACACTAAAAACAATCTTTTGCTTGTACAAAAGCCAAGAATAAAAAGTTTTCAAAAAAAGAAAGTGACCTTTAATACCTTGTCACTTTCCTACTTCTTTTTAAAAATTAGTAACCCACCTAATAATGTGAAAATAATTACCGAAAAAGGCATGATTATTCCTAACTTTAACCAGTTGACGCATTGGTTAATAAACGCACCTAGCAAACCACCACCGCTATCATAGGTGACTTGATTTAATTGAATATCTCGGTATAAACCATTGAAAACATCAGATAAAATGTAACTATTTTCTTTTGCTCCAGGAATATGTAATTGCTGCCAACAAATAATAGCTAACAACAAACAAAAAGCTCCCCAAAACAATGATTTCTTTTTGAAATGAAGTTCCTTCTTTAATAACATTAATAACAAGCCGTATAAAATACTAATAACCGCTAGTACACCATATGCTTCACCAACAAAAAAACGTAAAACATTTGTCATTAATCGGCCAACAAATCCTATCGAAAAAAAACTTAGTATCCCAAATAAAACATACAATATCCCAATACCTATATAAAGTGTATTCTTTTTTTTATTGCTCAAATGTCAGCCTCCTTAACCTTTAATTTCTTACTCATTATATCATAAAAGAAGACTGCGTATAGAAATATACACAGTCCCTTCATTCTTTAGTCTTCTTTCATTGCCGCTTTTAATGCTAATGCTAATGGGCTTTCTTCAGGCTCTTGCGCTTGGCTATATTTTTTCACCAATTTGCGCTCTTCGTGTTTACTCATTTTCTTTTTACGTTCTTGTTTACTCGAAACTTTCTCTGTAATCACACAATACTTACATTTGAAGAAGTCCCCTGTTTTACCTGAATGAATTTCCATTTTTTTATGACACTGTGGGCAACGTTTATTACTTAATTTTGGATCTTTTCGTCTACTGTAAGAACAACTTTGGTTTGTACAAACATATAGTTTACCGTTTTTTGTATTCTTTTCTTTTAATAACTCCCCACACTCAGGACATTTTTTGGAAGTGATGGCATGATTTTTATAAGTTTTATCACTTTGTTTAATTTCAGAAACTAATCGAGTTGTTTCTTGTTCGATTTCTTTAATAAACGCTTGACGTTTCAATTCGCCGTTAGCAATTGCTTCTAGCTTAGTTTCCCATTTTTCGGTCAATTCAGGTGATACTAAAGCAGGATTAACCAATGATAAGACTTGTTTACCTTTTGGTGTCACACGTAAACGATTATTTTGACGTTCTATTAACTCACTTGAAATCAAACGTTCGATAATTTCCGCTCGCGTTGCAGGTGTTCCTAAATTAAAGTGCTCCATTTTCCCTAGTAATTGTCCTTCGTTCATAGGAGCTGGCGCTGTTGTGATTTCTTCTTTCACTTGATAGCTAAGAGACAATGTTTGGCCTTTTTCATACTGTGTCATCGAACTAGCTGTTGTATTATCTAGCTTCCATCCTTTATCAACAACTGCTGTTTGTTTGAATTGTAATGAATACTCACCTAGAGAAACAAAGAGCTGTTGACGTTTTTCTACATACGCAGGGTAGAATAGCGCTAAAAATCGTTTACAAATTAATTGATACACACGATTTTCTTCTAAGTCCAATTTTTCACTTCGAGCCACTTGTTCCGTTGGGATGATACCATGGTGATCGGTAACACGGTTATTTTGGAATACAGCGGGTTGCTCAATTTTGAAGTGATTCTTAATAATTGGTTGTACTTCTTCTGAAAAATAACCTTTAACGGCTAACACACGTTCTTTCATAGATGATTGCATGTCATTAGTTAAATATTTTGAATCGGTACGTGGGTAGGTGACAATTTTATGAATTTCATATAATCGTTGAATAATAGACAGTGTTTTTTTTGCAGAGTAGCCATATCGTTGATTCGCTTCACGCTGTAACTCGGTTAAATCATAGGGAAGCGGTGCTTTTTCTTTCTTAACGCTCTCTTTAATCTGATTAACCGTTGCAGTAACAGGTAATTTTTTTAGAATGGCTTCTACTTGGTTTCGTTCGTTTGCTTGTAGAACTCGCTCTGATTGCATCACTTTCGTTTCTAACTCTTGACTTCTAGCTTGAATCACATAATACGTGGCTGGTTTAAACGTATCGATTTTACGATCTTGTTTATCTACTAAAGCTAGTGTAGGGGTTTGGACCCTTCCTGCTGAAAGATTATCGTCATATTTAACAGTTAACGCACGTGTCACATTCAAGCCTACTAGCCAGTCTGCTTGAGAACGAGCGACAGCTGATTCATATAAATCATCAAAGGCTTTTGCTGATTGAAGCTTATTAAACCCATCTTTAATCGCTTTTTCAGTCTGAGAAGAAATCCATAAACGTTTAACTGGTTGTTTGACTTTGGCATATTCTAGAATCCAACGTGCTACTAGTTCTCCTTCTCTTCCAGCATCGGTTGCTATAATCACTTCACTGACATCTGAACGATTGGCTAACCGCTGAAAACTTTTTAATTGACCTGTCGTTTTTGGTAACGGTTTAATTCCATGGCGTTTAGGGATCATTGGTAACGTATCAAACGACCACTCGCGCCATTCTTTTTGATAATCTTCAGGCATTTTCAAGGTTAACAAGTGACCTAAAGCCCATGTCACAATGTAGTGTTTACCTTCTATATATGTTTTATGTTTTTCATTTGCGCCGAGAACTTTAGCCAAATCTCTTGCAACACTTGGCTTCTCCGCTAATACTAATTTTTTCATTTTGTTCCTTTCCATCAACAACTATTTTTTCTCCATCTTTTAACATTAAAACTCCACGATATAATTGTAAATCGTCATCACATTCTTCACAAAAACGTACTTCATCTTCATTCCAGAACGCTACCATAAAATTTGGTTTAAACGTCATCTGTTCATAATCTTCATTTAATTGTTTCATAATTTTATGTAAATAGATAGTTGCTTCTTCAAATGTCACAAACTCATGTCGACTGACAATATCGTCTTCCCACCCTTTAAAAAACCACCAGGGCTCATTTTCACCATACATCTCGATTACCTGATAACTCATTTATTCACCCTCAATTTTCAATCTATTACTGTCAGTTTAAATAACCTATCAAAAAAAAGCAAGCAGTTCATCCTATTTTTAAAACGCTCCCTTAACAAATAAAAAGAAAAAGAGAGCGACTTTATTTGTCACTCCCTTGAAAAATTATTTTACAGGCATAATTTTTCCATTCCATTTTTCTTTGATCCATGTTTGTGTATCCTCATCGTGTAATGCATCCATTAATTTTTTAATTTTCTCATTATCTTTATCTTTTGTATTAACGGCCACAATATTAGCATATGGAGAATTATTTTCTTCAACTAACACCCCATCTTGCTCTGGTGCTAAGCCGATTGTTTCAGCAAAGTTCGCATTGATTGCTACTAAGTCTGCTTCATTATTTTTGTACGCTGTGGTCAATAGCTCGGGGTTGACATCATATTTGAAAACTAACTGCTTGGGATTTTCTTCAATATCATCAAACGTTGCTGTTAGTAAATCCACACCGTCTTTTACTTTGACCAATCCAGCTTGTTGTAATATCGTAATCACACGTCCCCAGTCAGTGGACGAATTACTTACTAAAACGGTCGCACCATCTTTTAATTCTTTAATATCTTTCAAAGATTGTGAATAAAAAGCCATTAATTCAATATGGGCTGAACCAGCATTAGTAAAATCATAGCCATTATCTTTCACTGCTTGTTCAAAATAAGGAATATGCTGAAAATAATTCGCATCAAGTTCGCCTAAAGATAGGGCTTTATTGGGCAAAATGTAGTCTTGGAATTCAACTATTTCTAGTTCAACACCTTCTTGAGCTAATTTAGGTTTAATATGTTCTAAAATTTCTGCATGAGGAGTCGGCGAAGCGCCCACTTTCAAGACGTTATCATCTGTTGATTTTTCTTTATTATTACTACCACAAGCTGCTAAACCAATTGTTAAGGCCGCTAAGCTTAAAAATGTTAATACTCTTTTCTTCATATATAATCTTCCTTTCTTTTTTAACGTTTATCAATACGTTTTACTAGCGTATCACCAATAAATTGGATTAAAAACACTAATATTAAAATACAAGCTGTTGCAAATAAAGTGGTCGTTAAATCATCTTGCATGTAACCTTGGTAATAGGCTAATTGACCTAAACCACCACCACCAACTGCTCCTGCCATTGCCGCAAAACCAATCATCGTAATTGTTGTCACTGTTCCACCCGAAATTAACGCTGGTAAACTTTCTGGTAGCAATACTTTTCTAATCATTTGCCACTTAGTTGCGCCCATTGCTTCAGATGCTTCTAGAACCCCGCTATCCACTTCTCTAAAGGCCATTTCAACTAAACGTGCATAGAATGGTGTCGCAGAGATAACTAATGCTGGAATAGCTGCTTTGGCTCCTAAGAATGTTCCAAGAATTGCACGAGTAAAGGGAATTAACAAAATAATTAAAATAATAAACGGAATCGAACGAAAAATATTACTGATGATCGATAACACTGTATAAAGAATGTTCGCTACTTTTCCTTCTTTCTTAGAAAATTCAAACAATAGCAGTCCTAATAGTAATCCCAATATAATAATAAAAATCATAGAGATAGCGGTCACATAAAACGTTTCTTTGAAAGCCGTTAGAAACTTTTCGCCATCTAATTTACTTAAGTCAAAATATGTTTCCATAAAGCTTTTAGTTTGCATCTTGATTTACCTCCACATTCACACCTTCTGAAATTAACTTTACGATTGATCGTTCGATTTCTTTTTCTTCTCCCACGAATTGAACAATTAGTGTACCAAAAGAAGATTGGTTAATTTCTTGAATTTGCCCTTGAATGACATTAATGTCCACATGAAATTCACGAATTATTTTTGATAGAATCGGTAATTTTGATTTTTCACCAGTAAAGGTTAATTTTGCCACTTTGCCTTCATGATAATTCCTTTCAAAGTACGCTAGACTATTTTCTTCACTTACTTCGGGCACTGTTTCTTGTTGAACAAATCGCTTAGTCACGTCTTTTTTAGGATGACTAAACACTTCTATTACACTACCGGATTCAACAATTTTACCATTTTCCATGACAGCAACTTTATCACATATTTTACGAATGACATGCATCTCATGCGTAATCAAGACAACTGTAATGGCTAATTCTTCATTAACTTTTTTTAATAAATCTAACACCTCGTCAGTTGTTTGTGGATCTAGAGCGCTAGTTGCTTCATCGCATAGTAAAATTTTAGGATTATTAGCTAAGGCTCTAGCAATTCCCACACGTTGTTTTTGCCCACCTGATAATTCATTTGGAAAGGCATGCTCGCGACCTTTAAGTCCTACAAGCTCAACTAATTCCATCGCTCTAGCTTGACGTTCTGCTTTAGGTACTTTTGTTAACTCCATTGGCAACATAATATTTTCTAAAACTGTACGTGACCATAACAAATTAAAATGTTGGAAAATCATACCGACTTCTTGTCTGAAATTACGAAGCATCTTCCCTTTCAACTTAGCTACCGGTTGATGATTGACTAGAATATCGCCTGAAGTTGGCTTTTCTAGTCCATTTAACAAACGCAACAAGGTACTTTTTCCAGCCCCTGAATAGCCTACCATTCCAAAAATTTCACCTCTATAAACTTTAAAATCTACTTGATTTACCGCTAAAACATTTCGTTTTTTGCTCTCATATTGTTTCGTAATATTCTTTAACTCAATAATTGGCATTTAAATCCCCCCTAAACCTAATAAAAAAAGCTTTCGTCCCTTTACTTATAAAAAAAGTAAAAGGACGAAAGCGAGTATTCGTGTGACCACCTTAATTCGTTACTTCCTCACGAAAGCAACCTCAACCAGTACGCAAGAATCATTCTTTAAATACTGTGACATGTTAACGGATGTTACCGTAATGGATTTACTTATCAGCTCATCCATTCTGCTCAAAGACCATTTTCCAAGATAACGTCATTATCCTCTTTCACCAACAAAGGACTCTCTATAAACTTCATTTACTTGTACTTTTCTTTTCACTGCATTTCATTAATTTTTAATCATTCTATCAATAATTTCTCATTAAGTCAATTATAAACTTGCAAAAATTGTATCATCGACATCAGCTACTACCAATAACCATGCAGTGGCTTCCATTTCACTATCTAAAATAGACGGTGTATCTAACGCTGCTTCATTGATTTCAATTACTCTTCCTGAAACAGGACTCACTAGTTCCGTCACCGCTTTTTCAGCTTCTACATCAGCAAAAGGTTCCCCTTGAACTAGCTCACGTCCAACTTTAGGGAGTGAAACAAAAGTAATATTTCCTAACTCTTCTTGGCCTTCGTTGGTAAAACCTAAACGGTAGCCTTGTTCTTCTTTAGTAATCCATAAATATTTATCTGCAATTTTCTTTTCCATAATTTTTAGTCTCCTACAGTAATGTTTCGTATTCCGATTCTTTCCAACCTAAGAACACTTTATCGCCATTTTCTAGAATAGGTCGTCTAATTAACATGCCTCGTTCTGATAACATTTGTGCTGCTTCCTCTTTAGGCATTGTATAAATGACTTCTTTTAAGTTTTCTGTACGATAGATAACTCCTGATGTATTAAAATAGCGATGTATTTCAGCATCATTATTATCCATCCAGTGTAAAATTTGTTCTTTTGTAGGTGTTTGATCGTTAATCATATCGATTAAGTGATAGTCAACTTGATGTTCATCTAACCATGCTTTCGCTTTTTTACACGTACTACATTTTGGATACCAATAAAAATTCAACATTTAGTAACCCTCCATTTCACATCTTTTACATTACTATGCATTAGTATATCATATTTTTTTGGTACTGGGTCATTAGATTAAAAAAATTAAAAAGCCAGAAAAGACTAGTATTGATATGCTCCCCGTCAAGTGGACAGTAGAAAAAACAAAAAATATTTTATGACAGGAATCGAAATTTTCGATTCCTGTTTTTTTATGCTACTTGCTTTCTGAATTCATTTGGTGCCAATTCGTTCAATCCTTCTGAATAACGATAATTGTTATAATATCGGATATATCCACTAACTGACCGCTTCAATTGCTTGAAATCCAAATAACTTTCTCGATAGAATTTTTCTTCCTTAAAAGTTCCCCAAAAGCGCTCGATAGGTTGATTATCTAAACAACGACTTACTCGAGACATACTTTTGGCAAACTGATATTTTTCAGATAGTTGCTGATACATATGAGACGTATATTGAAAACCACGATCACTATGAAGAAGTGCTTTAGCTCCAGGATTCTTTTTAAATGCTTTTTCCACGGTCTCCATAACCAATGGGTTATTATTAGAGTGATTCAGTTGCATTCTAATTTGTCGATAACCAATGGCTCCTTTTTTACTATCATATTTTTTCTTAATTTCTTTTGCTAATTGTTCATCTTCACGTTCTTTCTGTGACGGTGTCCATTTAAGCCATTTATAATAAGCTGAACGAGAGACTCCAGCTATTTGGCATAAATCAGTAATTGAGTAGTTCTTATCTTTATTTAGGCTAAAGATAGTTTGATAGAGATCAACGTTACGTACTAATGTTAATTTTGATTGCTTCGTTGTATCTCTTGTAACTTTTTTGCGAAGGTATTTTCCATTTCTAAATAGTTATTTCTTGTTTCTAGCTCTTTGATACGTAATTTTAGACATTCTTCTTCGGTTAACGAGTCAACTGATTTACTACGCCCACGATTGTCCTTAAGACCTTGTTCTCCCAATTGTTGATATTTCTTTACCCAAGAATAAATTTGATGATAAGAGACACCGTAGGTTTCCGTTGATTGTAATTTAAATCGTTTGCTATAGTGTATTGAACTATTTCAATTCGCTCTTGATACGTTGTATTTCGTCCTTTAATTGGCATGTTGGATGGACATCCTTTACTAGTAGTTTTTAATATTTCACTATTAGCATAGCTTAAAATCCAATTACTTAGTACAGAATGGGAAGATATTTGAAACGTCTTTGTAGCTTGTCTAATAGACATATTGCCCTCTACTACTGCTAAAACAGCTTCAAGTTTTTCTTCGTTAGTATATGCTTTCCTACTTGAAAAATTTTTTAATCTTTGAAAACCAAACATTTCATAGTGATATAACCATTTTACAATAGTGGTATAATGTATCGCGTATTTTTTTGCCACTTCGCTTATACTATGATTATTTTTCCTGATTTCTGTTAAAACACGTAATTTTTCTTCTTTCGAATAACGTCTTCTTTTAACCATAAAAAAACTCCCTATAAAGTAGATTTGGAATTTTGTTTTTTTCCGTGTCTACTTTATAGGGAGCATATCATATTCCATCTTTTCTGGCTTTTTAGTTAAAAATCTGACCAACCATCTTCTGAAGAGTCGGTGTTATCTTCTTTTTTTTCATTCTTTTTTTCTTTTTTATTCATTAGAATGATATTCACTACGGCAATCATTAATAAAAGTAAAACAAATAGTTTACCAATAAAGAACAACATGCTTACTCACCTTCTTTTATAACCGCACTTGCCCCATTTACTGTTACCCATCCATGTTCTTTGCGGGCTTGTGCTTCTTCGTACTTAATCAAATTCTCAGTAATTGAATCGGCAATTTTCTTGTTTGATGCAGCTTCTGCTTCTGCCTGTTTTGTCGTTTCATATGCTTTAGCGTCTGCTTGTGTTTTTTTCGTTTCTGCATCAAGTTTAGCTTTTTCATTTTCTTGTCCAGATAAGACAATCGCATCAATTGATTTTTGTGTTTCCTCATCAATTTCAGGAACACCAACTGTAACATCTTCAACAACAAAACCTTTAGTTTCTACTGCTTTTGAGTAATTAGTTAATAACTGTGCTTCTGCTTCCGATGATTTCCCTGAAAGAATATCTAAAATAGTATATTTGGAATAAACTTCACGTGCCTCTTTTTGTAACTTAGATTTTAACCAACCTTCTTCAATATCCGCTGAGGTAATGTTACCAAATTCTTTAAACATTGCTGAAGTTTTTGTTGGGTCAATTTTATAATCATATTTAATATTTACAGCTGTTTTTTTTCCATCTGATGTAGCAATTGACATATTTTCAGCTTGAATTGTTTGCAGACGAATTGGATATTGTGTCACTTTATCTAGTCCAACGAATTTAATTCCTTGACCTAATGTTTCATCTCGAACCCCACCATTGATTGAGTAGCGAACCCCTACATAACCATTCTCAATTCTTTCAAACAAAACAAAAGCTGCTATTACAGCTATTACTGCAACTAGCACTAAGCTAAGAATATTTTTAATCATTTTTGTACGTTTCATCATTATTTCCCCCTGTATACTTAATCTTATCGTTATTATGACATGAAAATCATAACTAATCAAATAACGGAAGTATAATTATAAAAAATAAACAAAGGAAAGTCTCTTGTGTACTTACTTCCCTTTGTTTATTTATTTAAGCCATTAATATTTGATCAATTTTACGCTCTTCTTCCTCACTAAATAACAAATTATTCAAAGCATTCAAATTACTCTCAAGTTGAGACATTTTACTTGCACCAATAATTACACTTGATACACCCTCTTTTCTCAAATTCCAAGCAAGGGACATCTCTGCTAATGTTTGGTTCCGATTTTGTGCCACCTCGTTTAAAGCCTTCACTTTATACAACGTATCCAAGACACGCTCTTCATCTAAAAAAGGACTATCATCACGGGCAGCTCTTGAATTATCAGGAATACCATGTAA is drawn from Vagococcus xieshaowenii and contains these coding sequences:
- a CDS encoding DNA translocase FtsK, with amino-acid sequence MANKTNKKKKSSRKTKKQKQQQERIVYFFIGLSFVLLGLFGMLHVGFLGNLIANVFRLLVGNTYQLFGLLFMIFGFLVMISGNPLKVKEPKKLVGLSLVYMAVCLLLHLLLFRKGINADTNIIHVTWSKLLHDIQNSTVKLSVGGGMLGALIYSVTYFLLDQLGSYLLMFFMGIAGVILFFNIQLDVMLDVLANAKDKIMSYIEVDDQTLAAKQAKRLEKKQQKVLEKQQRQKEKLEERETANQPEEPQVTSLFEIDNYQASNEPVETEIIIEEMQVEPPQPVSENQDEEEHLEFDIPQEIENRDYQLPPTTLLAEIPKINQSGENEKVKENLQILERTFESFGVDAKVVRASIGPSVTKYEIQPAVGVKVSKIVSLTDDLALALAAKDIRMEAPIPGKSLIGIEVPNTKISMVSFRDVIESQPNHDGRLLEVPLGRDISGQVISADLSKMPHLLIAGSTGSGKSVCINGIITSILMNAKPHEVKMMMIDPKMVELNVYNGVPHLLTPVVTNPRKAAQALQKVVQEMEKRYELFAGYGVRNMTGYNDLIMKHNLDDGENRPTLPYIVVIVDELADLMMVASNEVEDAIIRLAQMARAAGIHMILATQRPSVDVITGIIKANVPSRIAFAVSSGTDSRTIIDSNGAEKLLGRGDMLFLPMGENKPIRVQGAFISDGEVEDIVSFVTTQQKAEYREDMMPSDEPTSSNGSGESQDELYDDAVTMVAEMEAASISMLQRRFRIGYNRAARLIDEMEANGVVGPSEGSKPRKVLISSLESVEESVTSDEDLPF
- a CDS encoding DNA topoisomerase 3, which codes for MKKLVLAEKPSVARDLAKVLGANEKHKTYIEGKHYIVTWALGHLLTLKMPEDYQKEWREWSFDTLPMIPKRHGIKPLPKTTGQLKSFQRLANRSDVSEVIIATDAGREGELVARWILEYAKVKQPVKRLWISSQTEKAIKDGFNKLQSAKAFDDLYESAVARSQADWLVGLNVTRALTVKYDDNLSAGRVQTPTLALVDKQDRKIDTFKPATYYVIQARSQELETKVMQSERVLQANERNQVEAILKKLPVTATVNQIKESVKKEKAPLPYDLTELQREANQRYGYSAKKTLSIIQRLYEIHKIVTYPRTDSKYLTNDMQSSMKERVLAVKGYFSEEVQPIIKNHFKIEQPAVFQNNRVTDHHGIIPTEQVARSEKLDLEENRVYQLICKRFLALFYPAYVEKRQQLFVSLGEYSLQFKQTAVVDKGWKLDNTTASSMTQYEKGQTLSLSYQVKEEITTAPAPMNEGQLLGKMEHFNLGTPATRAEIIERLISSELIERQNNRLRVTPKGKQVLSLVNPALVSPELTEKWETKLEAIANGELKRQAFIKEIEQETTRLVSEIKQSDKTYKNHAITSKKCPECGELLKEKNTKNGKLYVCTNQSCSYSRRKDPKLSNKRCPQCHKKMEIHSGKTGDFFKCKYCVITEKVSSKQERKKKMSKHEERKLVKKYSQAQEPEESPLALALKAAMKED
- a CDS encoding DUF1033 family protein — translated: MSYQVIEMYGENEPWWFFKGWEDDIVSRHEFVTFEEATIYLHKIMKQLNEDYEQMTFKPNFMVAFWNEDEVRFCEECDDDLQLYRGVLMLKDGEKIVVDGKEQNEKISISGEAKCCKRFG
- a CDS encoding MetQ/NlpA family ABC transporter substrate-binding protein, which gives rise to MKKRVLTFLSLAALTIGLAACGSNNKEKSTDDNVLKVGASPTPHAEILEHIKPKLAQEGVELEIVEFQDYILPNKALSLGELDANYFQHIPYFEQAVKDNGYDFTNAGSAHIELMAFYSQSLKDIKELKDGATVLVSNSSTDWGRVITILQQAGLVKVKDGVDLLTATFDDIEENPKQLVFKYDVNPELLTTAYKNNEADLVAINANFAETIGLAPEQDGVLVEENNSPYANIVAVNTKDKDNEKIKKLMDALHDEDTQTWIKEKWNGKIMPVK
- a CDS encoding methionine ABC transporter permease — encoded protein: MQTKSFMETYFDLSKLDGEKFLTAFKETFYVTAISMIFIIILGLLLGLLLFEFSKKEGKVANILYTVLSIISNIFRSIPFIILIILLIPFTRAILGTFLGAKAAIPALVISATPFYARLVEMAFREVDSGVLEASEAMGATKWQMIRKVLLPESLPALISGGTVTTITMIGFAAMAGAVGGGGLGQLAYYQGYMQDDLTTTLFATACILILVFLIQFIGDTLVKRIDKR
- a CDS encoding methionine ABC transporter ATP-binding protein, whose translation is MPIIELKNITKQYESKKRNVLAVNQVDFKVYRGEIFGMVGYSGAGKSTLLRLLNGLEKPTSGDILVNHQPVAKLKGKMLRNFRQEVGMIFQHFNLLWSRTVLENIMLPMELTKVPKAERQARAMELVELVGLKGREHAFPNELSGGQKQRVGIARALANNPKILLCDEATSALDPQTTDEVLDLLKKVNEELAITVVLITHEMHVIRKICDKVAVMENGKIVESGSVIEVFSHPKKDVTKRFVQQETVPEVSEENSLAYFERNYHEGKVAKLTFTGEKSKLPILSKIIREFHVDINVIQGQIQEINQSSFGTLIVQFVGEEKEIERSIVKLISEGVNVEVNQDAN
- a CDS encoding glycine cleavage system protein H, which translates into the protein MEKKIADKYLWITKEEQGYRLGFTNEGQEELGNITFVSLPKVGRELVQGEPFADVEAEKAVTELVSPVSGRVIEINEAALDTPSILDSEMEATAWLLVVADVDDTIFASL
- a CDS encoding arsenate reductase family protein translates to MLNFYWYPKCSTCKKAKAWLDEHQVDYHLIDMINDQTPTKEQILHWMDNNDAEIHRYFNTSGVIYRTENLKEVIYTMPKEEAAQMLSERGMLIRRPILENGDKVFLGWKESEYETLL
- a CDS encoding IS3 family transposase, with protein sequence MEKAFKKNPGAKALLHSDRGFQYTSHMYQQLSEKYQFAKSMSRVSRCLDNQPIERFWGTFKEEKFYRESYLDFKQLKRSVSGYIRYYNNYRYSEGLNELAPNEFRKQVA
- a CDS encoding helix-turn-helix domain-containing protein gives rise to the protein MVKRRRYSKEEKLRVLTEIRKNNHSISEVAKKYAIHYTTIVKWLYHYEMFGFQRLKNFSSRKAYTNEEKLEAVLAVVEGNMSIRQATKTFQISSHSVLSNWILSYANSEILKTTSKGCPSNMPIKGRNTTYQERIEIVQYTIANDLNYNQRKPTVSLIIKFILG
- a CDS encoding SPFH domain-containing protein, whose translation is MKRTKMIKNILSLVLVAVIAVIAAFVLFERIENGYVGVRYSINGGVRDETLGQGIKFVGLDKVTQYPIRLQTIQAENMSIATSDGKKTAVNIKYDYKIDPTKTSAMFKEFGNITSADIEEGWLKSKLQKEAREVYSKYTILDILSGKSSEAEAQLLTNYSKAVETKGFVVEDVTVGVPEIDEETQKSIDAIVLSGQENEKAKLDAETKKTQADAKAYETTKQAEAEAASNKKIADSITENLIKYEEAQARKEHGWVTVNGASAVIKEGE